A single Amphiprion ocellaris isolate individual 3 ecotype Okinawa chromosome 1, ASM2253959v1, whole genome shotgun sequence DNA region contains:
- the LOC129350912 gene encoding LOW QUALITY PROTEIN: uncharacterized protein C2orf16-like (The sequence of the model RefSeq protein was modified relative to this genomic sequence to represent the inferred CDS: substituted 2 bases at 2 genomic stop codons): MRFIQRVSGVNLREAEKVEHLEGARSRCFFASKHRSPIPRPHHFPTFRPHCSPTPRLHCSPTPXPHCSPTPXPHRSPTP; this comes from the exons ATGAGGTTCATCCAGAGAGTATCTGGAGTCAACCTTAGAGAAGCTGAGAAGGTtgaacatctggagggagctcggagtcGCTGCTTCTTCGCCTCTAAA CACCGCTCCCCAATACCCCGACCTCACCACTTCCCAACATTCCGACCTCATTGCTCCCCAACACCCCGACTTCACT GCTCCCCAACACCTTGACCTCACTGCTCCCCAACACCCTGACCTCATCGCTCCCCAACACCCTGA